Proteins found in one Gemmatimonadaceae bacterium genomic segment:
- a CDS encoding GspE/PulE family protein, producing MSHPLIDDAVPLASGISREYLLYHRVCPRLFAPDGALVVATAPDAVVPDALDDLAVVYGRRIVAEEMPRHEVERLIARLTSAGDATLTVSREDDDALVADVRDVANSAPVAAYVNFLVGEAVRARASDIHLEAARTRLLVRFRLDGMLVPAPDPPNGLEAAVLSRLKLMAELDIAERRRPQDGRIRVRLADRELDVRVSTVPTLHGESVVLRVLDRGGRPVALDALGMPPAILDRVAALAQKPHGMLLVTGPTGSGKTTTLYSALGLRDAGAEKIITVEDPVEYQLPGITQVPVHTQAGVSFATVLRSILRQDPDVLMVGEMRDGETAALAVQAAMTGHLVFSTLHTNDALGAIPRLIDLGVPRYLAAATLEAVMAQRLVRRICPSCAQAVDAPAMRNRRSLPESLRAAALMHGIGCADCRGTGYSGRIGVFELVALDDAMRDAVARGAPHSELCALGKAGGWRALLDDAWRKVGLGLTTVEEVLRVAPL from the coding sequence ATGTCCCATCCTCTGATCGACGATGCCGTCCCGCTCGCCAGCGGTATCTCGCGCGAGTACCTCCTCTACCATCGCGTCTGTCCACGGCTCTTCGCGCCGGACGGCGCGTTAGTCGTCGCCACAGCACCCGACGCCGTCGTACCGGACGCGCTGGACGACCTTGCCGTCGTCTACGGGCGGCGCATCGTCGCCGAGGAGATGCCGCGTCACGAAGTTGAACGGCTGATCGCCCGCTTGACGAGCGCCGGCGACGCCACGCTCACGGTTTCGCGCGAGGACGACGATGCGCTCGTGGCTGATGTTCGCGATGTGGCGAACTCCGCGCCTGTCGCCGCATACGTCAACTTTCTCGTGGGCGAAGCCGTCAGAGCGCGGGCGAGCGACATCCACCTCGAGGCCGCCCGCACGCGCCTGCTCGTTCGCTTCCGCCTCGATGGCATGCTGGTGCCCGCGCCGGATCCGCCCAACGGCCTGGAGGCAGCGGTTCTCTCGCGCCTAAAACTGATGGCTGAGTTAGACATCGCCGAGCGCCGGAGGCCGCAAGACGGCCGCATTCGCGTCCGCCTCGCCGACCGCGAGCTCGACGTGCGCGTGTCCACGGTACCGACACTCCACGGCGAGAGCGTTGTGCTGCGTGTGCTCGACCGCGGTGGCCGCCCGGTGGCTCTTGATGCGTTGGGCATGCCGCCGGCGATTCTCGACCGGGTCGCGGCGCTCGCGCAGAAGCCGCACGGCATGCTCCTGGTCACGGGACCAACGGGGTCGGGGAAAACCACCACGCTCTACTCCGCCCTCGGGCTCCGCGATGCTGGCGCCGAGAAAATCATCACGGTGGAAGATCCGGTCGAATACCAACTGCCCGGTATCACGCAGGTACCCGTCCACACGCAAGCCGGCGTCTCGTTCGCAACCGTCCTCCGCTCGATCCTGCGTCAGGACCCGGACGTCCTGATGGTTGGCGAGATGCGCGATGGTGAAACGGCCGCGCTCGCCGTTCAGGCCGCCATGACCGGTCACCTGGTCTTCTCGACGCTGCATACCAATGACGCGTTAGGCGCCATCCCGAGGCTGATCGACCTCGGTGTCCCGCGGTATCTCGCGGCGGCGACGCTTGAGGCCGTGATGGCGCAGCGGTTGGTGCGGCGCATTTGCCCGTCCTGCGCGCAAGCGGTCGACGCGCCCGCAATGCGCAATCGCCGTTCGCTGCCAGAGTCGCTACGGGCGGCGGCACTCATGCACGGCATCGGCTGCGCGGACTGTCGCGGCACAGGCTATTCCGGCCGCATCGGTGTCTTCGAGCTGGTGGCGCTCGATGACGCCATGCGCGATGCGGTTGCGCGAGGAGCTCCTCACAGCGAACTCTGTGCGCTCGGTAAGGCCGGCGGCTGGCGGGCGTTGCTCGACGATGCATGGAGGAAGGTCGGCCTGGGACTGACGACAGTCGAGGAGGTGCTCCGTGTCGCACCGCTCTAA
- the gspG gene encoding type II secretion system major pseudopilin GspG has translation MSHRSNIWRARRGFTLLELLVVLAIIATLVAVVAPSIFRNVGDAKTDAAKSQIEIFVLALDAYRLDNDAYPATEQGLAALRAKPVAGAIPRNWRGPYLRKDVPLDPWGRPYLYVAPGLANPTSYDLYTLGRDGKVGGIDEDMDITSWGGPVHQ, from the coding sequence GTGTCGCACCGCTCTAACATCTGGCGCGCGCGACGCGGATTCACACTCCTCGAGCTGCTCGTTGTCCTCGCGATCATCGCCACGCTGGTCGCAGTGGTTGCGCCGTCGATATTCCGTAACGTCGGGGATGCAAAGACGGATGCGGCCAAGAGCCAAATCGAGATCTTCGTGCTCGCGCTTGACGCCTACCGGCTGGATAACGATGCGTACCCGGCGACCGAACAAGGGCTCGCGGCGCTTCGTGCCAAACCGGTCGCTGGTGCGATCCCGCGCAATTGGCGAGGGCCGTACCTGCGCAAAGACGTCCCGTTGGATCCGTGGGGCCGGCCCTATCTGTACGTGGCGCCGGGCCTCGCGAATCCCACCTCCTACGATCTGTACACGTTAGGCAGAGACGGCAAGGTCGGCGGGATCGACGAGGACATGGACATTACGTCGTGGGGCGGCCCGGTGCACCAATGA